In Sphingobacterium sp. PCS056, the following proteins share a genomic window:
- a CDS encoding OmpA family protein, giving the protein MNKKLAVFGLTVATSAMLFGSCSTIQNTNNTTKGGVIGGVAGGALGALIGNKAGSTAIGTIAGAAIGGAAGILIGKKMDKQAAEIAKTVEGAEVTQAGEGIVVKFDSGILFDFNKSDLKASARENIKNLVATLNKEQGTDILVIGHTDNIGSLDANQKVSENRANAVRAFAVSQGLSSSRIRTEGRNFSEPLESNDTESGRAANRRVEIVIVAGSQMKQEAKNQAK; this is encoded by the coding sequence ATGAATAAGAAATTAGCTGTTTTTGGTCTTACGGTGGCTACATCAGCAATGTTATTTGGAAGCTGTTCAACAATTCAAAATACAAATAATACAACAAAAGGTGGCGTAATTGGTGGTGTTGCAGGTGGTGCTTTAGGAGCTTTAATTGGTAATAAAGCAGGAAGTACTGCTATCGGTACTATCGCTGGTGCTGCTATCGGTGGTGCTGCTGGTATATTGATTGGTAAGAAAATGGATAAGCAAGCTGCTGAAATCGCTAAAACTGTTGAAGGAGCTGAAGTAACACAAGCAGGTGAAGGTATCGTTGTGAAGTTTGATTCAGGTATCTTATTTGACTTTAACAAGTCTGACTTGAAGGCTTCTGCTAGAGAAAATATCAAAAACTTGGTGGCAACTTTAAATAAAGAACAAGGTACAGATATTTTAGTTATTGGTCACACGGATAATATTGGATCTTTAGATGCAAATCAAAAAGTTTCTGAAAATCGTGCCAATGCAGTTCGTGCTTTCGCTGTTTCTCAAGGTTTATCTTCATCTCGTATCCGTACAGAAGGTAGAAATTTCTCTGAGCCTTTGGAGAGTAATGATACTGAATCAGGTCGTGCTGCCAATCGTCGTGTAGAGATCGTGATCGTTGCTGGTAGCCAAATGAAACAAGAAGCTAAAAACCAAGCTAAATAG
- the rlmD gene encoding 23S rRNA (uracil(1939)-C(5))-methyltransferase RlmD, producing the protein MRRKSSQERLVFNDIEIIDIAEEGKGVGKTDDLVLFVEKAIPGDVVDVELLRKKKSFGEGRIQTLKKASEHRVEPFCEHFGVCGGCKWQHMTYDAQLLFKQQSVENALTRIGKVDTSSMEPILASGQTEYYRNKLEYTFSNKKWLTSVDDNVDGMNMDALGFHVPGRFDKILNVNHCYLQEDPSNVLRNSVREFAIANDISFYDLRGHSGVLRNLIIRISSTGELMVIVVFAYPEEGQVELLMSFIQEKFPSITSLLYIINQKKNDTIFDQEIEIYNGRDFIYEEMEGLKFKVGPKSFYQTNSAQAYELYKITRDFAGLSGHELVYDLYTGAGTIANFVAKYAKEVIGVEYVPSAIEDAKINSEINGVKNTKFYAGDMKDVLTAHFIAQHGKPDVVITDPPRAGMHTDVVARLLEMEAPKIVYVSCNAATQARDLTLLAEKYDVVRIKPVDMFPHTQHVENVVLLKLKG; encoded by the coding sequence ATGAGAAGAAAAAGTTCACAAGAAAGATTAGTATTCAACGATATCGAGATTATTGATATTGCAGAAGAAGGCAAGGGTGTTGGTAAAACAGATGATTTGGTATTGTTTGTAGAAAAAGCAATTCCGGGTGATGTGGTTGATGTGGAGTTACTGCGTAAAAAGAAAAGTTTTGGTGAAGGTCGTATTCAGACATTGAAGAAAGCTTCTGAACACCGTGTTGAACCTTTCTGTGAGCATTTTGGAGTATGCGGTGGATGTAAATGGCAGCATATGACGTATGATGCGCAATTATTGTTTAAACAACAGTCTGTTGAAAATGCGCTTACACGTATAGGCAAAGTGGATACTTCGTCTATGGAACCTATATTGGCTTCTGGACAAACCGAATATTATCGTAACAAATTGGAATATACTTTTTCCAATAAGAAATGGTTGACTTCTGTTGATGATAATGTGGATGGTATGAATATGGATGCTCTTGGGTTTCACGTACCGGGCAGATTTGATAAGATTTTAAATGTAAATCATTGCTACTTGCAAGAAGATCCTTCGAATGTACTGCGTAACAGTGTGCGTGAGTTTGCGATCGCAAATGATATTTCTTTTTATGACCTGCGCGGACATAGTGGTGTACTGCGTAATTTAATCATCCGTATTTCTTCAACAGGAGAATTAATGGTGATCGTGGTATTTGCTTATCCAGAAGAAGGACAGGTGGAACTGTTAATGTCATTCATCCAGGAAAAATTTCCGTCTATAACTTCTCTTCTTTATATTATCAATCAGAAAAAGAATGATACGATTTTCGATCAGGAAATAGAGATCTACAACGGTCGTGATTTTATTTATGAAGAAATGGAAGGCCTTAAGTTTAAAGTTGGACCAAAATCATTCTATCAGACAAATTCGGCGCAAGCTTATGAATTATATAAAATAACAAGAGATTTTGCAGGATTGTCTGGTCACGAGCTTGTTTATGATTTGTATACAGGTGCGGGTACGATCGCCAACTTTGTTGCTAAATATGCAAAAGAAGTAATTGGTGTGGAATATGTGCCTTCAGCTATTGAGGATGCAAAAATCAATTCGGAGATCAATGGTGTTAAAAATACCAAATTTTACGCTGGCGATATGAAGGATGTGTTAACAGCTCATTTTATCGCACAGCATGGTAAGCCTGATGTGGTGATCACTGATCCTCCTCGTGCGGGCATGCATACTGATGTGGTGGCAAGATTATTAGAAATGGAGGCGCCAAAAATCGTTTATGTAAGTTGTAATGCGGCAACTCAGGCACGTGATTTGACATTGTTGGCTGAGAAATATGATGTGGTTCGGATTAAACCTGTTGATATGTTTCCGCATACACAGCACGTCGAAAATGTTGTTTTATTAAAACTAAAGGGATAA
- a CDS encoding TetR/AcrR family transcriptional regulator has product MEAEKIIESIKRAARELFRKYGYNKTSVNELAKRANVAKATFYKYFDSKELILHAILMEYIQENVKDILKKNVGEEDLAVFLGNTILKVSRLTYTVCNEFVGWEFIRESANAQEYLKTLSDDLELLLLSSFIQHDNIAASIPEKKLTFLIKTSKNIVFSFAFTAVTEADVRKNFISFQKEILPYLVHATIH; this is encoded by the coding sequence ATGGAAGCGGAAAAGATTATTGAATCTATCAAAAGAGCTGCTCGTGAGCTGTTTCGCAAATATGGTTATAATAAAACCAGTGTGAATGAATTGGCAAAGCGGGCTAATGTGGCAAAAGCTACATTTTACAAATATTTTGATAGTAAAGAATTAATTCTGCATGCGATCTTGATGGAATATATTCAAGAGAATGTCAAGGATATCTTAAAAAAGAATGTGGGAGAAGAGGACTTAGCCGTTTTTCTTGGTAATACCATTCTAAAAGTAAGCCGTTTGACTTATACGGTGTGTAATGAATTTGTGGGCTGGGAATTTATTCGGGAGTCTGCAAACGCGCAAGAATATTTAAAAACACTGTCTGATGATCTCGAGCTTTTATTACTTAGCTCATTTATTCAGCATGATAATATTGCGGCTTCTATTCCTGAAAAGAAGCTGACGTTCTTAATTAAAACAAGTAAAAATATTGTTTTCTCGTTTGCATTTACAGCTGTTACGGAAGCGGATGTGCGTAAAAATTTTATTTCTTTCCAAAAGGAAATTCTTCCTTATTTAGTTCACGCAACTATTCATTAA
- the pheS gene encoding phenylalanine--tRNA ligase subunit alpha, with protein sequence MLQDKITQYTEEIKQFVPTSSADVENFRLKFLVSKGIVKNLFDEFKTVSVEEKRVLGMVLNEFKQFAERTYQEAQEKFGASKAQVQKSEGDLTLPGQGLKLGSRHPLSLVRKEIVEIFKKLGFIVSEGPEIEDDWHNFSALNFPPEHPARDMQDTFFIKKQEGNDITLRTHTSSVQVRLMEAGKPPFRAIMPGRVYRNEAISSRAHCFFHQVEGLYVDEQVSFADLKQTLFHFVQELYGEGTQVRFRPSYFPFTEPSAEMDISCTICKGAGCQLCKYSGWVEILGCGMVDPNVLDNCGIDSKKYSGFAFGMGIERVANLKYEIKDLRLFSENDVRFLSQFESEII encoded by the coding sequence ATGTTGCAAGATAAAATAACGCAGTATACTGAGGAAATTAAGCAATTTGTCCCAACTTCTTCAGCTGATGTAGAAAATTTCAGATTGAAATTTTTAGTTTCAAAAGGTATTGTTAAAAATTTGTTTGATGAATTTAAAACGGTTTCAGTAGAAGAGAAACGTGTTTTAGGTATGGTATTGAATGAGTTTAAACAGTTTGCTGAACGAACATACCAAGAAGCTCAAGAAAAATTTGGAGCAAGTAAAGCGCAGGTTCAAAAAAGTGAAGGTGATCTTACTTTGCCTGGTCAGGGTCTTAAATTGGGATCTCGTCATCCGCTTTCTTTGGTTCGCAAAGAGATTGTTGAGATCTTTAAGAAACTAGGCTTTATTGTTTCGGAAGGTCCTGAGATTGAGGATGACTGGCATAATTTTTCGGCTTTGAATTTTCCGCCGGAACATCCTGCTCGTGATATGCAAGATACGTTCTTTATTAAGAAACAAGAAGGCAATGATATTACTTTAAGAACACATACATCGTCTGTTCAGGTTCGTTTAATGGAGGCCGGCAAGCCACCTTTCCGTGCTATCATGCCGGGTCGTGTGTATCGTAATGAAGCGATATCTTCTCGTGCGCATTGTTTCTTCCACCAAGTTGAGGGGCTTTACGTTGATGAGCAGGTTTCTTTTGCTGATTTGAAACAAACATTGTTTCACTTTGTTCAAGAATTATACGGAGAGGGAACTCAAGTGCGCTTCCGCCCTTCTTATTTCCCTTTTACAGAACCTTCTGCTGAGATGGATATTTCATGTACAATTTGTAAAGGTGCAGGTTGTCAGTTGTGTAAGTATTCGGGTTGGGTAGAAATATTGGGTTGCGGTATGGTGGATCCTAACGTGTTAGATAACTGTGGTATCGATAGTAAAAAATATTCAGGTTTTGCCTTTGGTATGGGTATCGAGCGTGTGGCCAATTTGAAATATGAGATTAAAGATTTGAGATTGTTCTCTGAGAATGATGTACGATTCTTATCTCAATTTGAAAGTGAGATCATTTAA